One genomic region from Ornithinimicrobium flavum encodes:
- a CDS encoding TIGR01777 family oxidoreductase gives MTAPTPSSGGRLVAITGSSGLIGAALSEALRGRGDRVLHLVRRGPRASTELPPGVREARWQPGSELDPAVLAGVTGAVNLAGAGLFEGRWTEKRKKELIGSRVGSTDTLSRALAGLVDGPADEPPRLVSGSAIGIYGDQGNTVLSEDSPQAEGFVADLVRDWEAATAPAEQAGVPVAHIRTGIVLSPRGGALGRLLPLARAGLGGPLGSGRQYWPWITLHDHVRAMLFLLDRPDVTGPVNLTGPHPDTQAKVVRALAAELHRPALLPAPTAAMKLVLGQAASEVLNSARVLPTRLTAAGFTFDHPDLRRAAAWVVDELRWHR, from the coding sequence ATGACGGCACCGACACCCTCGTCCGGCGGCCGACTGGTGGCCATCACCGGCTCCAGCGGCCTGATCGGTGCCGCCCTCTCCGAGGCGCTGCGCGGGCGCGGCGACCGGGTCCTGCACCTGGTCCGCCGCGGCCCGCGCGCGTCCACCGAGCTTCCGCCGGGCGTGCGTGAGGCCCGGTGGCAGCCCGGCTCGGAGCTCGACCCGGCGGTCCTGGCCGGAGTGACGGGCGCGGTCAACCTCGCCGGTGCCGGCCTGTTCGAGGGCCGGTGGACCGAGAAGCGCAAGAAGGAGCTGATCGGCTCGCGCGTCGGCAGCACCGACACGCTCTCGCGGGCCCTCGCAGGCCTGGTGGACGGCCCTGCCGACGAGCCGCCACGACTGGTCTCGGGGTCGGCCATCGGCATCTACGGCGACCAGGGCAACACGGTCCTCAGCGAGGACAGCCCGCAGGCCGAGGGGTTCGTGGCCGACCTGGTCCGGGACTGGGAGGCTGCGACCGCCCCCGCGGAGCAGGCGGGCGTCCCCGTGGCCCACATCCGCACCGGGATCGTCCTGTCCCCGCGCGGCGGTGCCCTCGGCAGGCTGCTGCCGCTTGCGCGCGCCGGTCTCGGGGGGCCGCTGGGGAGCGGCCGGCAATACTGGCCCTGGATCACCCTGCACGATCACGTGCGGGCGATGCTCTTCCTCCTCGACCGCCCGGACGTGACCGGTCCGGTGAACCTCACCGGCCCGCACCCCGACACCCAGGCCAAGGTCGTGCGCGCGCTCGCCGCCGAGCTGCACCGGCCCGCTCTCCTGCCGGCCCCGACGGCCGCGATGAAGCTGGTGCTCGGGCAGGCCGCCAGCGAGGTCCTCAACTCTGCGCGGGTCCTGCCGACACGGCTCACGGCGGCGGGCTTCACCTTCGACCACCCCGACCTCAGGCGCGCCGCGGCCTGGGTCGTC